The nucleotide window AAACAGTCTCAAATTAGAATGGATAATGAATTTAAATCTGCAAAATTGTCTCTCCACAAAGATATTATTGAAAAAGCTTTTCTAAGGGCGGAAGAAATTGTAAAAACGAAAATAACTCCCAATGATCAGCATAGACTAATTGACGAATACTTAAATAAGGTGGTGGCAAAGTGAAAAAAATGGTTATAGCAAGAAGATATGCAAGTGCCTTATTGCTTATTGCAAAAGAAGATGGTCAAGCTGAAGATTATAAAAATGAACTCAATGGTTTTTCTGAATTGTTACAAAAGGAAAAAAAACTATCGGAGGCATTAATTAATCCTTTATACCCATTAGAAGAAAGAAAAAACTTGTTAGAAGCACTCACTGGAAAGCTTGGCTTGTCAAACGTAATAAGGTCATTTTTAATGTTACTTTTTGATAAAAGAAGATTAGTATTTGTAGTTGATATAACTGAATTCTATTCAAAATTGGTTGATGAATTAAAAGGTATTGTCCGTGCTACTCTGGTTTCTGCTACTGATTTGGCAAATGATATGAAAGAGAAGATTCGAGATGGATTAGGAAAAATGACAGGCAAGGATGTAGTTTTAGATTATAAAGTAGAGCCTAGTCTAATAGGCGGAGTGGTTACAAAAATAGGTAATTTAGTTTTGGATGGTAGTATAAAAACTCAATTAAATAATATGAGAGAATCTTTAAAAAGGGGTGATAATATCTAATGGAAATAAGAGCCGAAGAAATAAGTCAAATAATTAAAGAACAAATTAAAGGTTTTGACAAAAAGGTCGATTTAAGCGAAACTGGCGTGGTTTTATCCGTTGGTGACGGCGTCGCTAGAATTTACGGTCTTGATAAAGTCATGACTATGGAGCTAGTTGAGTTTCCTACTGGAATTTTAGGTCTTGTTTTGAATTTAGAAGAAGATAATGTGGGTGTAGCTATCATGGGCGAAGATACACTTATAAAAGAAGGAGACATTGTAAAAAGAACTAAAAAAATTGCTCAGGTTCCAGTTGGAGAAGAGGTTTTAGGCAGAGTAGTTACGACAGTAGGTGAACCAATAGACGGAAAAGGCCCCATAAATGCAAAAGAATTTAGACGAATTGAAATGGTGGCACCTGGAGTTATTGCAAGGAAAAGCGTTCATGAGCCTTTAGTAACTGGAATTAAAGCTATAGACGGAATGACCCCAGTTGGTAGAGGCCAAAGAGAGCTTATAATTGGTGATAGACAGATTGGAAAGACAGCTATAGCGGTTGACGCAATCATAAGTCAAAAAGGACAAGATGTTTATTGTATATATGTTGCTTGTGGTCAAAAAAAATCTACTGTTGCGCAAGTTGTCGCTGTTCTTGAAAAACATGGTGCCATGGAATATACAACAGTTGTCGCAGCATGCGCGAGTGACCCTGCTCCACTTCAATATCTCGCACCTTATGCCGGTTGTGCTATAGGTGAATATTATAGAGACAAAGGAAAGCATGCTTTAATCATATATGATGATTTATCAAAACAAGCTGTCGCTTATAGACAAGTTTCCCTTCTTTTAAGAAGACCTCCTGGACGTGAAGCATTTCCTGGGGATATTTTTTATAACCACTCAAGGTTACTTGAAAGATCAGCAAAATTAAACGATGCACTAGGAGCCGGTTCTTTAACAGCGCTTCCAATTATTGAAACCCAAGCAGGTGACGTTTCTGCTTTCATTCCAACCAATGTTATTTCAATTACTGATGGTCAGATATATTTAGAGCCAAACTTATTTTTTGCTGGTATTAGACCTGCAATTAACGTAGGTTTGTCTGTATCTCGAGTTGGAGGCGCAGCTCAAACTAAAGCTATGAAACAAGTTGCAGGCTCATTGAGATTAGATTTGGCTCAATATAGAGAACTTGAAGCTTTTGCAGCCTTTGGAAGTGATTTGGATGCTTCTACTCAAGCTCAGCTCATAAGAGGAGCGCGATTAGTTGAAGTTTTAAAACAACCTCAATATCAGCCTTTATCGCTTGAAAAACAAATAACAATACTTTTTGCAGGAACAAGAGGATATCTTGATAAATTGCCTGTTAATGTTATTTCACGATATGAATCTGGCCTTTACAAATTTGTTGAAGATAAATATCCACAGATATTTAAGGAAATAAAAGAGAAAAAGGTTATATCAGAAGAATTGGATAAACTGCTCCATAAAGCTTTAGCTGAATATGGACAAGAATTTATTAATACGATTAAGTAGATTGTAAGCTAAGGGCGAAATTAATATGGCTACTTTAAAACATGTAAGAATGAAAATAAAAGGTATAAAGAAAACTAAGCAGATTACAAAAGCGATGAATATGGTAGCTGCTTCACGTTTGCGAGGTGCACAACAGAGAATGAGCGCTTTTCGCCCATATGCAAATAAATTTGCCGAAGTGTTGAGCAGCCTTGCCGAAAGAGCATCAGAAGGTGTGAGCTCTCTGATAGAAGAAAGAGAGACAGTTAATACTATAAACATAGTTCTTTGTACGTCTGATAGAGGACTTTGTGGAGGCTTTAATTCAAACCTGATTTCTAAAGCTGAAGCGCTTATAAGTGAAAAAGCTAAAAATGGTGCAGAGATAAGCTTTACATGCTTTGGTAAAAAAGGAAGAGATTGGTGTAAGCGTAACAGTATGAAAATTAGGAAATCTCATATAGGAGTCGTCGGAACAAAGTTTAATTTTAATATTGCTTCAACAGAAGGACGTTCTTTAATAGACGATTTTCTAATTGGAAATTATGATGAAGTTTATGTTATTTATTCCGAATTTATAAGTATGGCTAAACAAATTCCAGTTTTGAAGAAATTACTCCCAATTCCACCAATCGAATCAGAA belongs to Desulfobacterales bacterium and includes:
- a CDS encoding F0F1 ATP synthase subunit delta; translated protein: MKKMVIARRYASALLLIAKEDGQAEDYKNELNGFSELLQKEKKLSEALINPLYPLEERKNLLEALTGKLGLSNVIRSFLMLLFDKRRLVFVVDITEFYSKLVDELKGIVRATLVSATDLANDMKEKIRDGLGKMTGKDVVLDYKVEPSLIGGVVTKIGNLVLDGSIKTQLNNMRESLKRGDNI
- a CDS encoding F0F1 ATP synthase subunit alpha translates to MEIRAEEISQIIKEQIKGFDKKVDLSETGVVLSVGDGVARIYGLDKVMTMELVEFPTGILGLVLNLEEDNVGVAIMGEDTLIKEGDIVKRTKKIAQVPVGEEVLGRVVTTVGEPIDGKGPINAKEFRRIEMVAPGVIARKSVHEPLVTGIKAIDGMTPVGRGQRELIIGDRQIGKTAIAVDAIISQKGQDVYCIYVACGQKKSTVAQVVAVLEKHGAMEYTTVVAACASDPAPLQYLAPYAGCAIGEYYRDKGKHALIIYDDLSKQAVAYRQVSLLLRRPPGREAFPGDIFYNHSRLLERSAKLNDALGAGSLTALPIIETQAGDVSAFIPTNVISITDGQIYLEPNLFFAGIRPAINVGLSVSRVGGAAQTKAMKQVAGSLRLDLAQYRELEAFAAFGSDLDASTQAQLIRGARLVEVLKQPQYQPLSLEKQITILFAGTRGYLDKLPVNVISRYESGLYKFVEDKYPQIFKEIKEKKVISEELDKLLHKALAEYGQEFINTIK
- the atpG gene encoding ATP synthase F1 subunit gamma, which gives rise to MATLKHVRMKIKGIKKTKQITKAMNMVAASRLRGAQQRMSAFRPYANKFAEVLSSLAERASEGVSSLIEERETVNTINIVLCTSDRGLCGGFNSNLISKAEALISEKAKNGAEISFTCFGKKGRDWCKRNSMKIRKSHIGVVGTKFNFNIASTEGRSLIDDFLIGNYDEVYVIYSEFISMAKQIPVLKKLLPIPPIESEEKKITAEESKFLPEHICEPSPQELMEELLPKNVYIQLHKALLETSTSEHAARMYTMDNATKACNDMVNNLTLLLNKARQSAITAELMDIVGGAEALKG